One window from the genome of Pirellulales bacterium encodes:
- a CDS encoding biopolymer transporter ExbD, translating into MRLPETNAELDGPNMTPVIDMVFLLLIFFLCATRFDQEERELPTKLPEVVRAEPLSMPPHELVVNVTQDGQYVVMRQSLSEEQLAALLREAGLKNPGTQAVQIRGDARAAWEAGVRVMGLCNKANITNYSVTVRQTE; encoded by the coding sequence ATGCGACTTCCTGAAACGAACGCCGAACTCGACGGACCGAACATGACGCCGGTCATCGACATGGTCTTTTTGCTTTTGATCTTCTTCCTGTGCGCCACGCGGTTCGATCAGGAGGAGCGCGAGTTGCCCACCAAGTTGCCGGAGGTGGTCCGGGCCGAGCCTCTCTCGATGCCGCCGCACGAATTGGTCGTCAATGTCACGCAGGACGGCCAATACGTGGTCATGCGGCAGTCGCTCAGCGAAGAGCAACTCGCCGCGTTGCTTCGCGAAGCGGGCCTGAAGAACCCCGGCACGCAAGCAGTGCAGATTCGCGGCGACGCCCGGGCCGCCTGGGAAGCCGGCGTCCGAGTCATGGGTCTTTGCAACAAGGCGAACATCACGAACTACAGTGTGACCGTGCGCCAGACGGAATAG
- a CDS encoding HDIG domain-containing protein, with product MSRKRSRSVRVTSFDLAPGWFARAIVALRRGDVLLRIALALSAAVAIWTVAFGWQPPFPYHVGYVPQRNITARVQFRVDDPRAIVTSKQKFLQYEPGEALALAGEPLQQKSVDLLKAEYQAYLADPLFSTERQVERSLAMFGLIAGLLALAAYYVYLRDRRLIHDLYHLSLVLALSCMAILLARWTAADPWRAEIIPLLLFGMTIGIAYGRELALVLSLAVVMVFVLADGASLAHMALLLGILASAVVQLGRIRSRRKLIWVGVTSGAVAPLLTVAAGLLDGQPLRSPLLTLAAHNAVWTLLAGFLITGLLPFVEGLFGVLTEISLLELGDVAHPLLQELVRRAPGTYNHSINVASIAEAAAESIGARGLLVRVGAYFHDIGKMLKPHYFVENQGLEGSRHDALVPAMSTLIIIAHIKDGADLARQHRLPQPIIDMIEQHHGTTLVEYFYRRASQQSEPGSEAASVPESSFRYPGPKPLTTEAAVLMMADAVESASRALVEPTPSRIENLVDEIAKKRLLDGQFDDCGLTLQQLRKVQDSLVKSLTAVYHGRVKYPDQRTA from the coding sequence GTGAGTCGCAAACGGTCGCGCAGCGTCCGCGTCACCTCGTTCGATCTTGCCCCCGGCTGGTTCGCCCGTGCCATCGTGGCGCTCCGCCGCGGCGACGTTTTGCTGCGCATCGCGCTGGCCTTATCGGCCGCCGTGGCGATCTGGACGGTGGCGTTCGGCTGGCAGCCGCCGTTTCCCTACCATGTGGGCTATGTGCCGCAGCGCAACATTACGGCCCGCGTGCAATTCCGCGTCGACGACCCGCGGGCCATCGTCACCAGCAAACAAAAGTTTCTGCAATACGAGCCGGGCGAAGCGCTGGCCCTGGCCGGCGAGCCGTTGCAGCAAAAGAGCGTCGACCTGCTGAAGGCGGAATACCAGGCCTATCTGGCCGATCCGCTCTTCTCGACCGAACGGCAGGTCGAGCGGAGCCTGGCCATGTTCGGCCTGATCGCCGGCCTGCTGGCATTGGCCGCCTATTACGTCTACCTCCGCGACCGACGGCTGATCCACGACCTTTACCACCTCTCGCTGGTGCTGGCGCTGTCGTGCATGGCGATCTTGCTGGCCCGTTGGACGGCGGCCGACCCTTGGCGGGCGGAAATCATCCCGCTGCTCTTGTTCGGCATGACCATCGGCATCGCCTACGGCCGCGAGTTGGCCCTGGTGCTGTCACTGGCCGTGGTCATGGTTTTCGTGCTGGCCGATGGGGCCAGCCTGGCCCACATGGCCCTGCTCTTGGGTATCTTGGCCTCGGCCGTCGTGCAGTTGGGCCGCATCCGCAGCCGGCGGAAGCTGATTTGGGTGGGCGTGACCTCCGGCGCGGTGGCGCCGCTGCTGACCGTCGCCGCCGGCCTGCTCGACGGCCAGCCGCTACGCTCGCCGCTGCTCACTTTGGCCGCTCATAACGCCGTCTGGACGCTGCTGGCGGGGTTCTTGATCACCGGATTGCTCCCCTTTGTCGAAGGGCTGTTCGGCGTGTTGACCGAAATCAGCCTGCTGGAACTGGGCGACGTGGCCCATCCGCTGCTGCAAGAGCTGGTCCGCCGGGCGCCGGGCACCTACAACCACTCGATCAACGTGGCCTCGATCGCCGAAGCGGCGGCCGAGAGTATCGGCGCCCGCGGGCTGCTGGTCCGCGTGGGCGCGTATTTTCACGACATCGGCAAGATGCTCAAGCCCCATTACTTCGTCGAGAACCAGGGCCTCGAAGGAAGCCGGCACGACGCGCTCGTGCCCGCCATGAGCACGCTGATTATCATTGCCCACATCAAAGACGGGGCCGACCTGGCCCGGCAGCACCGCTTGCCGCAGCCGATCATCGACATGATCGAGCAGCACCACGGCACGACGCTGGTGGAGTATTTTTACCGGCGTGCCAGCCAACAATCGGAGCCGGGCAGCGAGGCGGCGAGCGTGCCCGAAAGCTCGTTTCGCTATCCCGGCCCCAAGCCGCTGACGACTGAGGCCGCCGTGCTGATGATGGCCGATGCGGTCGAAAGCGCCAGCCGTGCCTTGGTCGAGCCGACCCCCTCGCGCATCGAAAACCTGGTCGATGAGATTGCCAAGAAGCGGCTGCTCGACGGCCAGTTCGACGATTGCGGGCTGACGTTGCAACAGCTTCGCAAGGTGCAAGACAGCTTGGTGAAATCGCTCACGGCGGTCTATCACGGACGGGTCAAGTATCCCGATCAGCGGACCGCGTGA
- a CDS encoding trypsin-like peptidase domain-containing protein — protein sequence MRSFNPLTRWQPHWLAGDEPSPGDAVRPSPAQPPGPPDAELLDAYSRAVIRVVESIGPAVVAVARRRGQESGGVGSGAVISAEGYALTNSHVVGGQQRVVVTTHDGDALDAHVVGDDPATDLALLRVSARDLPAAPLGESAALRVGQLVVAVGNPFGFQSTVTTGVVSAQGRSLRSQQGRLIENVVQHTAPLNPGNSGGPLVDSLGRVVGINTAIIAMAQGLGFAVPADTARWVVSEILGHGRVRRPMLGLSVSMRPVGRELARRLDLLLDMAVEIVSVEPHGAAARAGLRPGDLVVAIDGRIVTGLDDLHRLLSRVGGTAVTLSIVRGQRRLEVDVEPQFASRT from the coding sequence ATGCGGTCCTTCAACCCACTTACACGATGGCAGCCACATTGGCTGGCGGGTGACGAACCATCCCCAGGCGACGCAGTCCGCCCGTCGCCGGCCCAGCCGCCGGGGCCGCCTGACGCCGAATTGCTCGACGCCTATTCGCGGGCCGTGATTCGCGTGGTCGAGTCGATCGGTCCGGCCGTGGTGGCGGTCGCCCGGCGACGCGGACAAGAGTCGGGCGGCGTCGGCTCCGGCGCCGTGATTAGCGCCGAGGGATACGCCTTGACCAACAGTCACGTCGTGGGCGGGCAGCAACGCGTGGTCGTCACCACCCACGACGGCGATGCCTTGGACGCGCACGTCGTGGGCGATGATCCGGCCACCGACCTGGCCCTGTTGCGCGTGTCTGCCCGCGACCTGCCGGCCGCGCCGCTGGGCGAGTCGGCGGCTTTGCGCGTGGGCCAGTTGGTGGTGGCCGTCGGCAATCCGTTCGGTTTCCAATCGACCGTCACCACCGGCGTAGTCAGCGCGCAGGGACGCTCGCTGCGCAGCCAACAGGGACGGCTGATCGAGAACGTGGTGCAGCACACGGCCCCCTTGAATCCGGGCAACTCCGGCGGGCCGCTGGTCGATTCGCTGGGACGAGTGGTCGGCATCAACACGGCCATCATCGCGATGGCCCAGGGACTCGGCTTCGCCGTGCCGGCCGACACCGCCCGGTGGGTGGTCAGCGAGATTTTGGGCCACGGCCGCGTGCGCCGGCCGATGCTGGGGCTATCGGTCTCGATGCGTCCGGTAGGCCGGGAGCTTGCCCGGCGGCTTGACTTGCTGCTCGATATGGCGGTCGAAATCGTCAGCGTCGAACCGCACGGCGCCGCGGCGCGGGCCGGTCTGCGGCCGGGCGATTTGGTGGTGGCGATCGACGGCCGCATTGTGACGGGGCTCGACGACCTGCACCGTTTGCTTTCGCGCGTGGGCGGCACGGCGGTGACGCTGTCGATCGTGCGCGGCCAGCGGCGGCTGGAAGTCGACGTGGAACCGCAATTCGCCAGTCGGACGTGA
- a CDS encoding MotA/TolQ/ExbB proton channel family protein — protein MLRFYRPSLLIAAASLVLSFGIGLRGQLRADEAAAPPVSNNATDAQDGAASPTSVSAKKPPGNLWEMIVAGGPLNLAFMAVLGLISLAAAAAALERLANLQRGKLAPPALARGLDELVRAGDHRIERYQTLCEQSPSPLASVLRAALLRVGRPLTEIEKALEDAAAREMAELRARVRPLSVAANVAPMVGLLGTVVGMLEAFRVASQAGLGKAELLAEGIYLALETTVAGLLIAIPAMLCAAYFSGRNERLLREICDRMTEALPVLGQVNQRGTARPAAGNPLMES, from the coding sequence GTGCTCCGATTTTACCGGCCCTCTTTGCTAATCGCGGCCGCCTCGCTTGTGCTGTCTTTCGGCATTGGTCTTCGCGGGCAATTGCGTGCCGACGAAGCCGCGGCGCCGCCCGTATCGAACAACGCCACTGATGCTCAGGACGGTGCTGCATCGCCGACATCTGTATCGGCCAAGAAGCCGCCGGGCAACCTGTGGGAAATGATCGTCGCGGGCGGACCGCTGAACCTGGCGTTTATGGCCGTTTTGGGACTGATCTCGTTAGCGGCCGCCGCCGCCGCGCTGGAGCGGCTGGCCAACTTGCAACGCGGCAAGCTCGCGCCGCCGGCGCTGGCCCGCGGCCTCGACGAACTGGTGCGTGCCGGCGATCATCGAATCGAGCGATACCAGACGCTTTGCGAGCAGTCTCCTTCTCCGCTGGCCAGCGTGTTGCGGGCCGCACTGTTGCGCGTCGGGCGGCCGCTGACCGAAATCGAAAAGGCGCTCGAAGACGCCGCGGCCCGAGAGATGGCGGAACTGCGTGCCCGCGTGCGGCCGTTGTCGGTGGCCGCCAACGTGGCTCCGATGGTCGGCCTTTTGGGCACGGTCGTGGGCATGTTGGAAGCGTTCCGGGTGGCCAGCCAGGCCGGTCTGGGCAAGGCCGAGCTGCTGGCCGAAGGAATCTATCTGGCGCTGGAAACAACGGTAGCGGGGCTGCTGATTGCCATACCGGCCATGTTGTGCGCGGCGTATTTCAGCGGCCGCAACGAGCGGCTGCTGCGTGAAATCTGCGACCGCATGACCGAGGCGTTGCCCGTGTTGGGTCAAGTGAATCAGCGCGGTACTGCGCGGCCCGCCGCCGGGAATCCGCTGATGGAGTCGTGA